A DNA window from Hordeum vulgare subsp. vulgare chromosome 1H, MorexV3_pseudomolecules_assembly, whole genome shotgun sequence contains the following coding sequences:
- the LOC123450813 gene encoding protein RADIALIS-like 3 yields the protein MSSGSPRSSSPSSYSEWSKKENKMFEEALAYYGEGAPNLWEKVANAMGGTKSVEEVCRHFQILVDDVQNIEYGRIPFPKYKTQGFWT from the coding sequence ATGTCTTCTGGGTCACCGCGGAGCTCCTCGCCGAGCTCATACTCGGAGTGGagcaagaaggagaataagatgtTCGAGGAGGCGCTCGCCTACTACGGCGAGGGCGCCCCCAACCTCTGGGAGAAGGTGGCCAACGCCATGGGGGGCACCAAGTCCGTCGAGGAGGTGTGCCGCCATTTCCAGATCCTCGTCGACGACGTCCAGAACATTGAGTACGGCCGCATCCCCTTCCCCAAATACAAGACCCAGGGATTCTGGACCTGA